In the genome of Heterodontus francisci isolate sHetFra1 chromosome 15, sHetFra1.hap1, whole genome shotgun sequence, one region contains:
- the LOC137377588 gene encoding E3 ubiquitin-protein ligase MSL2-like, with amino-acid sequence MNPVIATELYIAACRCAMLLSASNGAELEQVRADLCRLLPYLRQSLSCVVCGNLLKSPVGPKTSVCQHFVCKRCTGQKMQMKPSCSWCKDHGTFVENEQLHILLTCYKKLCDYLASCAIMENISEKYTLPVNLNILLEEGMMLVQNEMESNVLCCTEKAMKIISKLTPLQVVQVQVVQKSVVSNQPTDLADANIKDRKKAVSVFTRKICKPSMSQANHDGCNVEDTEDESILQASAEQISTSYIPPSDKSSFNLKKPTDNRHSSVTEKLKNMVKNYNAKYKTVKRLGNQECASTVKSVCKKPRGKPGCKCGRAACAPSVLTCRGQRCPCYANRRSCLDCICCGCNNSYMENGTKKLESFAVPEIAHKQSRLLKSVGSSIPIAHAKQM; translated from the exons ATGAATCCGGTCATCGCCACTGAGCTTTACATCGCTGCCTGCCGCTGTGCGATGCTGCTGTCGGCGAGTAACGGCGCCGAGTTGGAGCAGGTGCGGGCGGATCTGTGTCGGTTGCTGCCCTACCTGCGCCAGTCGCTTTCCTGCGTCGTGTGTG GTAACCTACTGAAAAGTCCAGTTGGTCCAAAAACGTCAGTCTGCCAACATTTTGTATGCAAAAGATGTACAGGGCAGAAAATGCAAATGAAGCCTTCCTGCAGTTGGTGCAAAGACCATGGAACATTTGTGGAAAATGAGCAACTTCATATTCTTTTAACTTGTTATAAGAAACTTTGTGACTATTTAGCCAGCTGTGCCATAATGGAGAATATTTCAGAAAAATACACCTTACCAGTTAACCTGAATATTTTGTTAGAAGAGGGCATGATGTTGGTGCAGAATgaaatggaatccaatgtgttGTGTTGCACAGAAAAAGCTATGAAAATAATAAGTAAATTGACTCCACTCCAGGTGGTACAAGTACAGGTGGTGCAAAAATCTGTTGTCTCCAATCAACCAACTGATCTTGCTGATGCCAATATAAAAGACAGGAAGAAAGCTGTTAGTGTCTTTACTAGAAAGATTTGCAAACCAAGCATGTCACAGGCAAATCATGATGGATGTAATGTGGAAGATACTGAGGATGAAAGTATACTTCAAGCATCCGCTGAGCAGATTTCTACATCATACATACCCCCATCCGACAAAAGTTCATTTAACTTAAAGAAACCTACTGATAACAGACACAGTAGTGTCACTGAAAAGTTGAAGAATATGGTGAAAAATTACAATGCTAAGTACAAAACTGTCAAGAGGTTAGGCAATCAAGAATGTGCTAGTACAGTCAAATCCGTGTGCAAAAAGCCAAGAGGGAAACCTGGGTGTAAATGTGGCCGTGCAGCATGTGCCCCCAGTGTTCTCACTTGCAGGGGGCAGCGATGCCCTTGTTATGCAAATCGTAGGTCTTGTCTAGACTGTATCTGCTGTGGGTGTAACAATTCCTACATGGAAAATGGTACAAAGAAATTAGAGTCCTTTGCTGTTCCAGAGATAGCTCATAAGCAGAGCAGATTACTGAAGAGTGTTGGTAGTTCAATTCCAATAGCTCATGCAAAACAAATGTAA